GGAGGCCCTCACCGCCGCCGATCCCGGGGGCCATGCCGCCGCGGCCCGGGCGCTTCTGGCCAGCGGGCCACCGGGGCCGGCGTCTGCGCCGGCGACGGCTGAGGACCTGATCCAGGCGGTCCGGCAGCAGCCGGTGCCGGAGGTGGTGGCCATCCTTGCCCAGGGCGTCGATGTGAACGTGGCCGGGGAGGGTGGGCTCACACCGCTCATGGCGGCCGCCAGCCGCCGGCGGGTGGAGGTCATCAATCTGCTGCTGGCCTGTGGCGCCCGGCTGGACGCCCAGGATGATGCCGGCTTCACTGCCCTGATGCACGCTGCCCGGGCCGGCAATGAGACCGGGGCCGGAATCCTGCTGGATCGCGGGGCCAGGCGCGACCTCCGGGACCGGGCCGGCCGGACGGCCTGCGAGCTGGCCCTGGTCCACGGCCATCACGGCATGGCCGACCTGCTCCGGTAGCCGGTGCCGGCGAGGTGCCGTCAGGTCACCTGGAACCAGGGCCGGACCAGGAGATTTTCCCGCCAGTACAGCGCGTCCCCGCCGTGCACCAGCATCCCGACTTCTGCCGCCGGGGGCCCCAGGGCGATGAAGTACCTGAGGCCGTCGAACAGGGAGCGGTCGACGGTTTCGCTCGATTTCACCTCGATGGGGATGAGACGGGTGCCAGCGTCGATGACCACGTCGACCTCATGCCCTGCCTGATCCCGCCAGAAGTAGAGCGGTGGCACCTCCCCCCGGTGGGTGAAGGCCTTGAACAGCTCGGCGAGGACAAAGGTCTCGTGGATGGCCCCTTTCATGGGGTGGAAGACCAGGTCGGTCGGCTCCCGCACCCTGAGCAGATAGCACAGAAGACCGGTGTCCAGGAAATAGAGCTTGGGACTCTTGATGAGCCGCTTGGAAAAGTTGGCATGGTGCGGCGGCAGGAGATGGATGATGAATCCGGCCTGCAGGATGGATAGCCAGCTGCGCACCGTGGTGTGGGAGACACCGGTGTCCTGGGCCAGGGAGGAGAGGTTGAGCAGCTGGCCGCTGCGTCCGGCACACAGGCGCACAAAGCGCTGGAAGGTCTCCAGGTTGCCGATGGAGGCCACATCCCGCACATCCCGCTCCACGTAGGTCCGGTAATAGGCGGACAGCCAGTCCTGGGGGGTCAGGCCCTTGTCATGGATACGGGGATAGAGCCCCTGGTAGGTGATCTCTTCCAGACTGAATGAAGGCTTGGCCAGCGGGGCAGGCAGCTCAGGGAGCCGCCACGGGTCGGATCCTTGGCGCCCCAGCAGCTCGTCCAGGCTGAAGGGCAAGAGATTGACCAGCGCCGTCCTGCCGGCCAGGGTCTGGGTGACCTTTTCCAGGACCTGGAACTGCTGGGAGCCGGTCAGAATGAAGCGGCCGGGCGCGTCCTCGCTGTCGACGATTCCCTGGATGAAGGAGAGAAGGGCCGGCGCCCGCTGGATCTCGTCCAGGATCACCCCACTTGAGAAGCGGCGCAGAAACCCTTTGGGGTCAGCGCCAGCAAATTCCCTCTCGTGGGGATCCTCCAGACTCACATAGGCGTGCTCGGCGAAGACGGCCTTGGCCAGGGTTGTCTTCCCGGACTGGCGCGGGCCGGTGATGGAGACCACCGGGAACTGTCGCGCCAGCCCGGCGAGCTTGTCCGTGAGGGTACGCCTGATCATGGCTCCAGCCTAATGGCCAGCCGGGTGCCCTGTCAATTTGAACCTCCCACTTTCAATCGGTCAGGGTTCCGTCAGGCGCCGCGGTCCAGGATCCGGCGGACCATGGTGGCGAGGTCGGCCCGGGTCCAGGGCTTGGTCAGGAGATCCCGGGCGCCCAGGGCCCGGGCATGGCCGGCGTTCAGCTCCTGGCCGTGGCCGGTGGACAGAATGATGGGCAGGTCGGACCGCAGGGCCAGGAGATGGCGGACGAGGTCCTCGCCCCGCATCTCCGGCATGGCAAGGTCACAGATCACCAGGTCAAAGGCCTCCGGGTGGTCCTGGACCAGGGTGAGGGCTTCCGGGGAGCGGGTGCAGGCGGTGACCTGGTAGCCCAGCCGGCCCAGAGACAGCTGGCCCAGGGCGGCCAGGCTGGCGTCGTCGTCCACGAACAGGATCCGCTCGCTGCCGCCCTGGGTGGCCTCCTCGGTGGCCGGGACCTGGGCGCTCTCCGGCTCGGCGGCGGTGGGCAGCCACACCCGGAAGACCGAGCCCTGGCCGGGTGTGCTGTCCACGGTGACAAAGCCCCGGTGGCTGCGGGTGATGCCGCCCACCACCGCCAGTCCCAGACCGGAGCCCTGCCCGGCCTCTTTGGAGGTGAAGTAGGGCTCGAAGATGCGATCGCGGATGGCGGGGTCGATGCCGCAGCCGGTGTCAGCCACCGCCAGCTGCACATACTCCCCGGCCAGCACACCGTGGCGGCTGGCCTCCTCAGGCCCCACCTGCTGGGCCGCCAGGCTGATGGTCATGACCCCGGTGTCGCCCATCGCCTGGACGGCGTTGGTGGCCAGGTTGATGAGCACCTGGTGGATCTGCACCGGATCGGTGCGCACCGGCGGGCAGTCGGCCGTGATCCGCTCGACAATGGAGATCGAGGCCGGCAGGGTGGAGCGCAGGAGCTTCAACGCCTCCTTGACGATGAGCTGCAGCCGCAGGGGCAGCAGATCCGCCTGCGAGCGGCGGCTGAAGGTGAGGATCTGGCGGATGAGGTCCCGGGCCCGCAGGCAGGACTGGACCACCATGCGCAGATGGCCCCGGGCCGGGTTGTGGGCCGGCACCAGCTGCTCCGACAGCTCGGCGAAGCCCAGGATCGCGGCCAGGATGTTGTTGAAGTCGTGGGCGATGCCGCCGGCCAGGGTGCCGATGGCCTCCATCTTCTGGGCCTGGTGCAGCTGGCTCTCCAGCCGGTGCCGCTCCTCCTCGCTCCGCCGCTCCTCGGTGACGTCCCGGCCCACCGTGTAGACGGTACCGGTGAGGGGGTCGGGG
The genomic region above belongs to Thermodesulfobacteriota bacterium and contains:
- a CDS encoding ankyrin repeat domain-containing protein, whose translation is EALTAADPGGHAAAARALLASGPPGPASAPATAEDLIQAVRQQPVPEVVAILAQGVDVNVAGEGGLTPLMAAASRRRVEVINLLLACGARLDAQDDAGFTALMHAARAGNETGAGILLDRGARRDLRDRAGRTACELALVHGHHGMADLLR
- a CDS encoding ATP-binding protein, encoding MIRRTLTDKLAGLARQFPVVSITGPRQSGKTTLAKAVFAEHAYVSLEDPHEREFAGADPKGFLRRFSSGVILDEIQRAPALLSFIQGIVDSEDAPGRFILTGSQQFQVLEKVTQTLAGRTALVNLLPFSLDELLGRQGSDPWRLPELPAPLAKPSFSLEEITYQGLYPRIHDKGLTPQDWLSAYYRTYVERDVRDVASIGNLETFQRFVRLCAGRSGQLLNLSSLAQDTGVSHTTVRSWLSILQAGFIIHLLPPHHANFSKRLIKSPKLYFLDTGLLCYLLRVREPTDLVFHPMKGAIHETFVLAELFKAFTHRGEVPPLYFWRDQAGHEVDVVIDAGTRLIPIEVKSSETVDRSLFDGLRYFIALGPPAAEVGMLVHGGDALYWRENLLVRPWFQVT
- a CDS encoding ATP-binding protein — encoded protein: MDKPLIPEGPSPRPPDRRPAGAVPPAARETTFQRLYDTMREGVAISTILFDAKGRAKDYSIDDVNPAFEAICGLSRRQAVGKKASRVYGTGSAPFLETFAQVAAGEGPTVFETYFRPLHKHLHISAFSPAPGRFAIVCSDITRRRRTEETLNNFFALSGDLLAVCDLDGRLLSVNPTMEGLLGAPAEELCNRPLLDFVLPEDQAATTAKIRTLADGEPVVRFENRLRCPNGSTRQVSWTATPDPLTGTVYTVGRDVTEERRSEEERHRLESQLHQAQKMEAIGTLAGGIAHDFNNILAAILGFAELSEQLVPAHNPARGHLRMVVQSCLRARDLIRQILTFSRRSQADLLPLRLQLIVKEALKLLRSTLPASISIVERITADCPPVRTDPVQIHQVLINLATNAVQAMGDTGVMTISLAAQQVGPEEASRHGVLAGEYVQLAVADTGCGIDPAIRDRIFEPYFTSKEAGQGSGLGLAVVGGITRSHRGFVTVDSTPGQGSVFRVWLPTAAEPESAQVPATEEATQGGSERILFVDDDASLAALGQLSLGRLGYQVTACTRSPEALTLVQDHPEAFDLVICDLAMPEMRGEDLVRHLLALRSDLPIILSTGHGQELNAGHARALGARDLLTKPWTRADLATMVRRILDRGA